A segment of the Nitrospina gracilis 3/211 genome:
NNNNNNCCGCGCGGTCCGGTTCATCCAAAACCCCGACTTTCGCAGGAAATACCTTCAACAATAAAGGAACGTTATTTTGAAACGCTTGAAATTCTGGATTGGAACAGCAGGCCTGCTCACGGCTTTCGCCCTGCAGGCCTCACCCGCTTTCGCAACTTGGCCGAGCATCGAAATCGCCCTGTGGGACCCACACTTCGCCAAGCAGGACCGACAGGACAAGGAGTATCTAAAAGTGCTGGAGCATGCAGAGAAAAATGAGTTCGCCGAGGCACTGCCCCTGACGGAGAAACTCATTAAAGAACGGCCCAACAAAGGCACACCGTTGATCTTGAAATCGCTTCTCCTGTACGAACTGGGCCGTTATCGCGAAGCACACCAAACGCTGTTGAGGGGACGCGGTATCCAACCCCGTCACCCGGCCATCCATTACGCCAACTGCGAGGTTTACCGCATGCTGGGTGTGGTCGATCTTTCCAAGCGCGGGTGCGGCATCGCCGTCAACCAGCACCAGAAACTGCCGGAGGCTCATTACGAATACGCCCTCACGCTGGCGGCGAACGGGGAGATGAACGAAGCCAACCTGGAACTCGAACTGGCCGCGGAGCTGGATCCCAAATCCCCCGTTTACCCACATGAAAGGGGTATGAATCATTTTTACCTGAACGACCTTCCCGCCGCTGAAAAGGCGTTTCTCAAAGCCATCGAAATCGACCCAAAACACCTGGATGCTCTGTATCAATTGGGATACTTGTACGCGGTGCGCGGAGAACTTGAAAAGTCGCAGTCGTATCTCGAGCGTCTTTATGAAATGCGGACCAACCACCCGAAGGTGGAATCAGCACGAAAATTAATTGAAATGATCAAGACCGATCGCGTCGATGAACTGCCGAAAACGGTGATTCCTCACCAGTATCACATGAGTCGGTCACGTTCCCTCTACCAGTCGGGCGAATATGGGCTGGCTCTGTTTGAAATCCAGACCGCCGCACGGTTGAATCCGAAGGACAAACCCACTCAGGAAATCCTGGTAGGTCTCGCCAGCCTCCTTCTCCGGCTTGAATTGACCGAAATCTCCATCGAAACCATGATGGCCAACATCGACAGCGACCCCATTTTGCAAGCCAAGTCTTACCAGGAGATGGGGGATTTGTATGCCCTGCGCGGCAACATGAAAGGTGCACGGAAGTTTTACCAGAAAGCCATGGAGTTGGGGGACCCGGACAACCTGGCCAAAACCAGCCTTTCGGAGTTACCGCCCAACGACCACAGCATCCCCAACGCCCTGGATCCGGATGAGTTGTTTTTTCTTCCTGCGGAAGCGTTGAACCGTCGTGGCGAATTGTTTTCTCATTATGGAATGCACAAACGGGCCCTGGCCGTGTACTCCATGGTGTTGCGCATGGCTCCAAACCACCTGATGGCAAAGCTCAACACCGCCGCCACCCACTACAACACCGGGGAGTACGGCCGCGCCATCTCCATGCTGGAAAAANNNNNNNNNNNNNNNNNNNNNNNNNNNNNNNNNNNNNNNNNNNNNNNNNNNNNNNNNNNNNNNNNNNNNNNNNNNNNNNNNNNNNNNNNNNNNNNNNNNNGAAAAAATTTCCATGAACCATCCCAATCACGAATACATTCTGTCGCACCACGTATTGCTTGCCAAATGTTACGCACAAAAAGGCGACGAACCTCAGATGGTACGCAATCTCCAATTTGTCAGGGAGAACAAACCTGAACTTTTACCCAGTCTCCGGGAGGACCCTGCTTTCACCAAATACCGGCACCTCGCCCTCTTTCGATGAAGGGCCGGCGCAAGCAAAGCTTCACTGTTTTCAATATTTTGATGGACTTTGGACTCTAAATAAAATTTGACACAACTGGTCAATAAATGATTAGATGCTGGAAAGTTAATCATAAAAGTGTAATCTTTTGATCAACCGGACAGATCTGTGACCGCCCTAAAAGGAGGTTAGGATGTTTGACAATGTTAGGAACCGCCGCCCAGTCCAAACTGTTTCCCGTCTTCTGGGCCTCTTTCTTATGTCCAGCTTGTTTTTTGCCAATGTGGGGCTCGCAGAAAAGTCGGCCTGTGAAGAAGCTGCAAAACAGTTGCGGGGAAACCTGCAAACCACCCAGGCGCAGGGAGGGGTCTGGGGTTATATGGAAAAAGCCACCTCTCTTAGAGGAGAGTCGATGATTGGCTTCCAGGTGGACAGCAAACTGGCCCGGCTGGTGACCCACTGGGATACCCTGTGCGGGAAAAACAATCCGCCTTCGCAGGAAACGTTCAACATCATTGCCTCCAATCTGGATCTGGCCCGGCAAATCGTCAATAAAACCCCCGGCCGCACCCCACCTCAGGAACTCATGAAAATGATTCAGGCGCTCAACCAAAGTCTCGACAAGGCTTACGGCCAACTGGGACTGTGATCAGAGACGCGGTATGATCAAAGAAGGCAGCAAAGCGCCCGATTTCACGGCTCCCGATCAAAAAGGCAACAAGGTCAAGCTGAGTTCCTTCCGAGGCAAAAAGAACGTTGTTCTTTATTTCTACCCCAAAGACATGACCCCGGGTTGCACCACGGAGGCCTGCGATTTCAGGGACCTCCACCAAAAATTCAAAAACACGCAGGTGCTTGGCGTCAGCGTCGACTCCCCGGAACGCCACCAGAAATTCATCGAAAAATACGACCTGCCCTTCACCCTCATCAGCGACGAGGACAAGAAGGTTGTGCAGAAATACGGAGTGTGGCAAGAAAAGAAACTCTATGGCAAGACTTTCATGGGCATCGTGCGCAGTACCTTCCTGATTGACAAAGAGGGCGTCGTACGGAAAATCTGGCCCAAAGTGAAAGTCAAGGGCCACGCCGAAGAAGTTCTGGAATCTCTCAAGGAATTGAAGTAGTCCTCACTTATTCCCCTTCATCAGCTTTTCGATCTCGGCAACTCGCTTTGGCACGGACTGCGACAGATTGCGGCATCCCTTTTCCGTGATCAACAGGTTGTCCTCAATGCGGATGCCGATTTCCTGATCAAAGCTTTTTCCATTCAACCTGATCTTGAACTGGCCATACAGGCCGGGCTCGTTGCTGATCAGCCAACCCGGCTTCATGGGCTGCACCGCATAATTGCGGAACGGGTCGCCGTCGTGCTCCTGTTCGCCGATGAGATGGCTCACCCCATGTGGACGTTCCTTGTACTTGAGTTTGCATTTTCCGCCCTCATCAAGGAAATCTTTTTTAAGGTAATAATTTACCGTATCCCAGCAAAGTTCGTTGAGTTCCTGGATGGTCCGTCCGGCACATGCCTGTTTCTCCACTTCCAACTGCGCTTTCAACACAATCTCGTAAAGAAGTTTCTGCAACGGATTGTACTTTCCGGATGCGGGAACGGTTCTGCTGATATCCGCGTGCATGGTCATCCAGCGCACGCCGAAATCCAATAGAACCATCTCCTGTTTCTTCACCGGATCGTCGTTCTTCACATAATGTAGAACGGTGGCGTTGTGACCGGAGGCGATGATGGAGGGAAAACTCAACCCGTACGGCGACCGCATGAGCATCTGTCCTTCGATGAACCCCTGGATCTCGTATTCGGTTTTGAACCCGCGGAATCGCGCCAGCGTTTCCTTGAACGCCGCCGCCGTCAGGCGGTTCGCCTTCAGCGTGTTCTCCACATCGTACTTGTCCAGCGGCAGGCGCAGATCGAAATGAGTTTCCATAATATTGTGCAGAGCCCCCTTGGGCGCCTTCCATTTGCGCAACATGCGCTCGACCTGTTGTTTGAAATTCCAGTTGTGGTCGGACTTGATGGTGGTCCGCTTGCCGTTGCGGATGCCTTCCAGCCAGAACGCGCCGACTTTTTTCTCCGGTTGCTTCAGAAAGCGCTCCTTGAATACCGCTTCGAAATCGTCGATATCCCGAACATCTTTCACCCCGGTCACACGTTTGGCCTCGTTCACACTTTTCGGGTCGCCCACCCCAAACCGGATGCCGTCCCAAAACTCCTTGCTCGGGTCCTTTCTCTTCACAAACAGGATTTCATCCGATTCCTTCGAATGGGGATCGAGCAAAAAGATCACTTCCGTCTGGTTGACGCCGGTCAGGTACATGAGGCTGGGTTCCTGGTAAGTCGGCACGAAGGCGTACGTCCAGAGCGTTTCCTGGCCCGGACCATATGGAACGCCCGTCAACACCATCAACATGTTTTCCGCATCCATCAATTTTTTACGGCGCTCCCGGAAGCGGCGCTTGGCGTATGCCCCCGCGCCGCCGTCGCGAAAAATGCCGGAATAGATTTTTTTACCGTCTCTCTGCATCATAAAATTAAAACCCCGCTGTGACCGCGAATAAATCAGTTAGCATTTGCAATATGAGTAAGTATTATTATATTCATAGGAACAGGAATCGAAACCCCCCTTCTGAAATTTCCGGAAAAACTGGAAACTTCATTTGCTATGTGCGGACGCTACAGCCTGACCAAATCGGTGAAAACCCTTCAAGAGCATTTTGAAGCCATCCCGGTGGGTGTGACTCACCAGGCGCGTTACAACATCGCACCCAGCCAGATTCTGCCCGTTGTTGTGGCTGAAAACGGGGAACGGCAACTGCGTCCCATGCGCTGGGGACTGTTACCCTCGTGGGCAAAGGACGAAAAGCTGGGACACAAGCTCATCAACGCGCGCGCCGAAACGGTGCACGAAAAGCCCAGCTTCAAAACCGCGTTCCGTTCCACCCGCTGTCTGGTTCCCGCCGACGGGTTTTACGAATGGAAACAGGACAACGGCACCAAAACGCCGCAATATATCTTTTTGCAGGACGGCGGCCTGTTTGCCTTTGCGGGATTGTGGTCCACCTGGAACGGCCCGAAAGGCCCGGTGGACACCTTCACCATCATCACGACGGAAGCCAACCGGCAATTGCAGGCCCTTCACCACCGCATGCCGGTGATCCTGAATCCGGAAAGCTACAGCGATTGGCTCAACGCATCCACTTCATCCCAGGACTTAAAAACGTTGTTGCGTCCGTTGGCCGGCAACGCACTCGGATTTCATGCGGTCACCACTCTGGTCAATTCACCGAAAAACGATGTCGCGGATTGCCGGAAACCGCTCACGAACTGAACCGGCTTCCTGTTCACGGACGTTGCAGTATCGCCAGCCACTCCTTGCCCTTGCGTTTTTCGATGGAATCTTCGCACTTTTCCAGGTTACGGATGGAAAACCGTTCGCTGAAATGATGGAGAATGTCGTCCGCAGTGGTGTTGAACGGCGGTCCGCCTTTTTCTCCAGTCTCATAAAACAACCCGATCAGCAATCCGCCGGGTTTCAGGATGCGGCAGGCAACGTCCACATAACTGGAGCGCAAATCGGGATGAATGGCGCAGAAGAACGTCTGTTCCAGGAACACATCGTAATGCGCATCGTGTTCCCCGTTCAGCGAAAAAAAATCCGAGTGCACCACCCTTGCGTCCACTCGGGCATTTTTCAGGTGGGTGCGGAGTCGCTCCACCGCGCCGGGGGCGACATCCACCGCCGTCACATCCATTCCGTTCCCTGCAAAGAACTTCACCTCGTGGCCCTGCCCGCATCCGGGAACGATCATGCGACCTTTCGTCACGCGTCCGTCTTCCCACAAACGTACGAAGGGAGGAGCGACCTCGCCCAGGTCCCAAGGCATGTCGTTGTCGTCGTAATGCTTCTGCCAGTCAGCGTGCGTGTAGCCGTCGCCGGTCAAGTCTTCCAGTTCTTCGCTCATGATTTGGCATCCTTTGCACAGCGGAAGCCGACGTTGATATAGCGCGTGTCCGGCTCCTTGTAATCGCGGTAGGCGTGCGCCTGCAACTCCGGCGGTCCGCCCCATCCGCCATCGCGCACCGACTTTAACTTCCCCGCATCGGGACCCCGCGGATTTTTCGCCGGAGCCGTTTTGTAATAGTCGCGGCTGTACCAGTCGGATACCCACTCCCACACATTGCCCGTCATGTCGTATAGGCCGAAAGCATTGGGCTTGCGCTGGCCCACCGGCTGGGCGCGCCCGCCGGAATTGTTGCCGTACCACGCGTAAAAATCGATCAGATCCTTATCCCAGTAATACGTGGTCTGCGTGCCGCCTCGCGCCGCTTTTTCCCATTCCGCCTCAGTGGGAAGACGCTTTCCCACCTTGCTGCAATAGGAAACGGCCTGGAAGTACCTCACTTTCTCCACCGGACACAGTGAACAATCCTTGAAATAACTGGGGTTCTCTTTCATCACCTCCAGATACTGCAGCTGCGTCACCTCGTAAACATCAATATAAAACGCATCCAGATACACCTTGTGCGCGGGAGCCTCGTTTTTGTTGACGCCGTTGCGTCCCATCACAAACTCCCCGGCGGGAACTTTTTCCATGGTGGAAAGCCTTTTCAGTTCTTTTTCTTCAAATTCTTTTTTCTGGCGAAGCAGTTCCAAAGCTTTCAGGGGATCCATGGCCTGGGCCGCCGGAACCAGCGGCAGGAGCCCCAACAGGCCACACAGCATTCCCAGTATCAATATCGATCCACGTGCGTTCACAGAATCCACCCGCTTTCCTTGAAATGGTCCACTATAAACGAAATGGCCGACTGCGCCATGGCTTCCACCGCCTCCTTGGCGTTGCCCCCAATGTGCGGCGTGGCGAACAGGTTGGGACAGGCCAGCAGTTCCGCATCCTCCGGCGGTTCCTGTGCGAACACATCGAGCGCCGCCCCGGTGATGTCCCCTGCGGTGAGGGCACGCTTGAGGGCCTTCTCGTCCACCACTTCACCGCGGCTGGTGTTCACCAGAAACGCCGACGGTTTCATTTCCCGAAACGCCCAGGCGTCCATCAGGTTCCGCGTCTCGTCGGTCAAAGGGACATGCAGGGTGACGATGTCCGACTCCTGGATCACCGTGTCAAAACCCACCTGCTGGGCTCCCATCTCAGCACAGAACGAATGCTTGTTCAGAATATCACGAACGAGGATGCCACAGTCAAACGGTTGCAGAAGACGCACTACGTCGGAACCGATGTGGCCACAGCCAATAACCCCGACGGTTTTCCCTTCCAGCATAACGCCCCCTGCTTTTTCCCACCGTCCCTGCTTGAGCTCATTTCCCGTCCAGAACACGTTGTGGCACAGGCCCAGAATGAAGGTCATGGCCAGTTCCGCAGCCGAGCGCCGGTTGACGCCCGCTTT
Coding sequences within it:
- a CDS encoding methyltransferase domain-containing protein, translating into MSEELEDLTGDGYTHADWQKHYDDNDMPWDLGEVAPPFVRLWEDGRVTKGRMIVPGCGQGHEVKFFAGNGMDVTAVDVAPGAVERLRTHLKNARVDARVVHSDFFSLNGEHDAHYDVFLEQTFFCAIHPDLRSSYVDVACRILKPGGLLIGLFYETGEKGGPPFNTTADDILHHFSERFSIRNLEKCEDSIEKRKGKEWLAILQRP
- a CDS encoding SOS response-associated peptidase — protein: MCGRYSLTKSVKTLQEHFEAIPVGVTHQARYNIAPSQILPVVVAENGERQLRPMRWGLLPSWAKDEKLGHKLINARAETVHEKPSFKTAFRSTRCLVPADGFYEWKQDNGTKTPQYIFLQDGGLFAFAGLWSTWNGPKGPVDTFTIITTEANRQLQALHHRMPVILNPESYSDWLNASTSSQDLKTLLRPLAGNALGFHAVTTLVNSPKNDVADCRKPLTN
- the bcp gene encoding thioredoxin-dependent thiol peroxidase, with the protein product MIKEGSKAPDFTAPDQKGNKVKLSSFRGKKNVVLYFYPKDMTPGCTTEACDFRDLHQKFKNTQVLGVSVDSPERHQKFIEKYDLPFTLISDEDKKVVQKYGVWQEKKLYGKTFMGIVRSTFLIDKEGVVRKIWPKVKVKGHAEEVLESLKELK
- a CDS encoding phosphoglycerate dehydrogenase, translating into MAVTPPAISKSPFLRKSISNLFPDARFNDSGRYLTENELIGFCDGVEALLIGRDPLTEKVIAALPQLRLVAKYGVGLDNLDIPAMEQRGVRLGWKAGVNRRSAAELAMTFILGLCHNVFWTGNELKQGRWEKAGGVMLEGKTVGVIGCGHIGSDVVRLLQPFDCGILVRDILNKHSFCAEMGAQQVGFDTVIQESDIVTLHVPLTDETRNLMDAWAFREMKPSAFLVNTSRGEVVDEKALKRALTAGDITGAALDVFAQEPPEDAELLACPNLFATPHIGGNAKEAVEAMAQSAISFIVDHFKESGWIL
- a CDS encoding tetratricopeptide repeat protein, whose protein sequence is MKRLKFWIGTAGLLTAFALQASPAFATWPSIEIALWDPHFAKQDRQDKEYLKVLEHAEKNEFAEALPLTEKLIKERPNKGTPLILKSLLLYELGRYREAHQTLLRGRGIQPRHPAIHYANCEVYRMLGVVDLSKRGCGIAVNQHQKLPEAHYEYALTLAANGEMNEANLELELAAELDPKSPVYPHERGMNHFYLNDLPAAEKAFLKAIEIDPKHLDALYQLGYLYAVRGELEKSQSYLERLYEMRTNHPKVESARKLIEMIKTDRVDELPKTVIPHQYHMSRSRSLYQSGEYGLALFEIQTAARLNPKDKPTQEILVGLASLLLRLELTEISIETMMANIDSDPILQAKSYQEMGDLYALRGNMKGARKFYQKAMELGDPDNLAKTSLSELPPNDHSIPNALDPDELFFLPAEALNRRGELFSHYGMHKRALAVYSMVLRMAPNHLMAKLNTAATHYNTGEYGRAISMLEK
- a CDS encoding aminopeptidase P family protein, producing the protein MMQRDGKKIYSGIFRDGGAGAYAKRRFRERRKKLMDAENMLMVLTGVPYGPGQETLWTYAFVPTYQEPSLMYLTGVNQTEVIFLLDPHSKESDEILFVKRKDPSKEFWDGIRFGVGDPKSVNEAKRVTGVKDVRDIDDFEAVFKERFLKQPEKKVGAFWLEGIRNGKRTTIKSDHNWNFKQQVERMLRKWKAPKGALHNIMETHFDLRLPLDKYDVENTLKANRLTAAAFKETLARFRGFKTEYEIQGFIEGQMLMRSPYGLSFPSIIASGHNATVLHYVKNDDPVKKQEMVLLDFGVRWMTMHADISRTVPASGKYNPLQKLLYEIVLKAQLEVEKQACAGRTIQELNELCWDTVNYYLKKDFLDEGGKCKLKYKERPHGVSHLIGEQEHDGDPFRNYAVQPMKPGWLISNEPGLYGQFKIRLNGKSFDQEIGIRIEDNLLITEKGCRNLSQSVPKRVAEIEKLMKGNK
- a CDS encoding formylglycine-generating enzyme family protein, translating into MDSVNARGSILILGMLCGLLGLLPLVPAAQAMDPLKALELLRQKKEFEEKELKRLSTMEKVPAGEFVMGRNGVNKNEAPAHKVYLDAFYIDVYEVTQLQYLEVMKENPSYFKDCSLCPVEKVRYFQAVSYCSKVGKRLPTEAEWEKAARGGTQTTYYWDKDLIDFYAWYGNNSGGRAQPVGQRKPNAFGLYDMTGNVWEWVSDWYSRDYYKTAPAKNPRGPDAGKLKSVRDGGWGGPPELQAHAYRDYKEPDTRYINVGFRCAKDAKS